The following nucleotide sequence is from Synechococcus sp. CBW1004.
CGGAGACGCTCCTGCTGGGGGCCGTCGACCGTCTCGACCGGCAGCTGGTAGCGGCGGGCGAGCTCCAGCACCACATCGCTGAAACTGGAGCGCTGCAGCTCCATCAGGAACTTGATGGCGTTGCCGCCGGCCCCGCAGGAAAAGCAGTAGTAGAACTGCTTGGCCGGCGACACCGTCATCGACGGCTTGCTGTCGTCGTGGAAGGGACAGATGCCGACGAACTCCCGGCCCTTCTTCTTGAGCACCACGTGATCGCCGACCACATCGACGATGTCGGCGCGCTCTTTGACAGCCTCGATCGTGCGCGGGTGGATGCGGGGAAGGGTCAGGGCCATGGAGCGGGCACAGGCCCCACCGGTGGTGGCATGAATGGCACCATTCTGCCCCCTGCCACCACCCCTGTGGCCCGGTTGCTCCGATGACGGCGACGGAGCCCCGCCGTGCCGCCCTGGCCCTGCTGGCGGCAGCGCTGAGCTTCAGCCTGATGGCCGTGTGCGTCAAGACTGTCGGTCGCCGCATCCCCGTGGCCGAGGTGGTGCTGGCGCGCTCGCTGGTGAGCCTGGCCCTGTGCGGCGCCATGGTGCGGGCGGCCGGGCTGTCGCCCTGGGGTCAGCGGCGCTGGCTGCTCACCCTGCGGGGCCTGCTCGGCTCGATCGCCCTGGCCTGTGTGTTCGGCGCGCTGACGCTGCTGCCGCTGGCCACCGCCACGGTGCTGCAGTACCTCTATCCCACCCTCTCGGCGCTGGCCGGCTGGCACTGGCTGGGGGAACGGCTGGGCCGCAGGCTGCTGCTGGCGATTCCGCTCGGCTGGCTGGGCGTGCTGCTGGTGTGCGCCCCGCCGGGCGCGGCCCCGTCACCCCTGGGGATCCTGCTCGCCCTGGCTGGAGCCGGCCTGACCGCCCTGGCCTACGTCAGTGTGCGGGAGCTGGGGCGCACCGAACCGGCGCTGGTGATCATGCTCTACTTCCCGCTCACCTCCCTGCCGCTCTGCCTGCCCTTCGTGGCGCTCGATCCGGTGCTGCCGCAGGGGGGGGAATGGCTGTGGCTGCTCGGGGTGGGGTTGTTCACCCAGCTCGGCCAGATGGGGCTGACCTGGGGGCTGGTGCGGCTGCCGGTGGCGCCGGCCACGGCGCTCGGCTACGCCCAGGTGACGTTCGCGGCGCTGTGGGGCTGGCTGTGGTTCGGTGAAGCGCTGGCTCCCGCCACGGCGCTGGGAGCGGGCCTGATCCTGAGCGCGACGCTGCTTAGTCTTCCCGCGGCGAAACCACCGTCGCGCCGCGCGACCTGATGCCTTGCAAGCACCCACTCTGTCGACGGCTCTTCTCAGTCAGCAGGTGTCGCTGCCACTGGTGATGGTGGTGATCGGCGCCATCTTTCTCGGCACCTTGGCGATCAGTCGCTTCTCCTTGCGATTCGGCATCCCCGCCGTGCTGGGCGTGTTGCTGTTCGGCCTGGCGATCAACCCGAAGTTTATCTCCGTGAGTCATAGCTCGATCGAGTGGATTCACACCCTGACACTGGCCATGCTGCTGTTCTATGCAGGGCTGTGCACCGAAATCAATTCGATCCGGGGGTTTCTCAAATATGGGCTGATCCTGGCCTTCGGCGGTGTTCTCGTCTCCACACTGCTGCTCGGCCTGATCGTCTGGAGCACGGCATCGCCCAATGCCGGCGGTATCGCCCTGGGCTTCCATCAGCTGCCGCTGCCCGTGGCGCTGCTCATCGCTGCCTGCCTGGGCTCGACCGATGCCGGGGCAACGCTCTCGGTGCTCGAGGGCGTGGGCTCTGGGATTCCAAGGCGCCTGCGAGCGCTGGTGGAATTCGAGTCTTCGATGAATGACCCCGCCGCGATCCTGTTTCTCGGCATCGTGCTCACCCTCAGTGGTGGCAGCATCAGCCGTGAGCAGGATGTGCCTCTGCTGCTGCTGGGACAGGTCCAGATGTTCGTGCAGAAACTCGGCTCGGGCCTGGTGCTGGGTGTGCTGCTGGGACTGGTGGCCAGTTTCTGCCTGAACCGCCTGGTGCACCGCAAGGAAGAATTGCTGATTCTGGGCATCTCGCTGGGAATGCTGTCCTACGGGATCTCTGAAATGCTCGGAGGCTCAGGCTTGATCAGCGTCTATATCACCGGCCTGTTTCTGTGTAATTTTCACTTCAGTAACAGCCGCATCACGCCCAGCAGCCTGCAGGAAACCCTGCTGCCCTTCAACACCATGACCACGATCACGGTGTTCCTGTTGTTCGGGATCGCCATGGACCCGGTCCTTCTGCTGCCGTCGATCAGTGAGGGGGTGGTGGCCGCCGCGGGGCTGATGCTGATCGCACGCCCCCTGAGTGTGCTGGCGATGCAGGCCTGGTCACCGTTCAACCTGCGGGAGAGCGTGCTGATCTCCTGGTGCGGTCTGCGCGGTGCGGTGCCGCTCTCCCTCAGTTTCGCGGCGGTGGAGGCCATCCCCTCACTGCCGGGTGTTGAGCAGACTCAGGTCGCGTCGCTGCAGACGAACGTCGCCGGCATCGTCTTCACCGTGGTGATGCTCAATCTGTTGCTGCAGGGCCTCAGCCTGCCCCACCTGAGCCGCTGGCTGGGGCTGCAGCCCGACGCGCCTGCCGCTCCCCCGGCAGCGGCAGCGGCTCGGTGATCCACGCCTGGGTCCCATCCGCTTCGACGGCGAGGGGGCGCGCCAGGCGCCAGCTCCGGCCCCGCTCACCCCGCTGCAGATAAAGCTCGAACGGGCTGTCCACCCGGATCGGATCCTCGGCCAGGCGCCAGTCGAAGCGACCCGTCAGGCGCAGGCCCCGGGCCTCCCCGATGGCGATCGGCTGCTGCTCCTCCACCCGCACGCGCGACACCTCCGGCAGCCCGACCGGCTCGAGTCGCAGGGCCTGGGCCACCTGGTCCTGGGTGAGGCGGATCTGCAGGGCCAGGGCATCGAGCACCACCCGCCG
It contains:
- a CDS encoding DMT family transporter; amino-acid sequence: MTATEPRRAALALLAAALSFSLMAVCVKTVGRRIPVAEVVLARSLVSLALCGAMVRAAGLSPWGQRRWLLTLRGLLGSIALACVFGALTLLPLATATVLQYLYPTLSALAGWHWLGERLGRRLLLAIPLGWLGVLLVCAPPGAAPSPLGILLALAGAGLTALAYVSVRELGRTEPALVIMLYFPLTSLPLCLPFVALDPVLPQGGEWLWLLGVGLFTQLGQMGLTWGLVRLPVAPATALGYAQVTFAALWGWLWFGEALAPATALGAGLILSATLLSLPAAKPPSRRAT
- a CDS encoding cation:proton antiporter, giving the protein MQAPTLSTALLSQQVSLPLVMVVIGAIFLGTLAISRFSLRFGIPAVLGVLLFGLAINPKFISVSHSSIEWIHTLTLAMLLFYAGLCTEINSIRGFLKYGLILAFGGVLVSTLLLGLIVWSTASPNAGGIALGFHQLPLPVALLIAACLGSTDAGATLSVLEGVGSGIPRRLRALVEFESSMNDPAAILFLGIVLTLSGGSISREQDVPLLLLGQVQMFVQKLGSGLVLGVLLGLVASFCLNRLVHRKEELLILGISLGMLSYGISEMLGGSGLISVYITGLFLCNFHFSNSRITPSSLQETLLPFNTMTTITVFLLFGIAMDPVLLLPSISEGVVAAAGLMLIARPLSVLAMQAWSPFNLRESVLISWCGLRGAVPLSLSFAAVEAIPSLPGVEQTQVASLQTNVAGIVFTVVMLNLLLQGLSLPHLSRWLGLQPDAPAAPPAAAAAR